One genomic segment of Rubripirellula amarantea includes these proteins:
- a CDS encoding adenylate/guanylate cyclase domain-containing protein has product MHRVKITVFSGSDQIWSGIARSPLDIGRQQENDAEPLTLHDSGKSCRLSIAPLSARSIPRSAIRVSKSPQGELVVTNIHRVLQFATGDGAPLDPGSSFSSDEEIIVSLPDELSVRVRKVGADSGLYPATTSVKHDLTKIPLESYFSDSIADALRSDQTLLDGKDANVTVVACQIRGLHEVAERVGAKRTIAWIQDVHGALGEVVLNSDGVLVDHSDECLTAMWGAPVESTDHATRACQSAIEMLAATEAVRERWQDVTPKSFATEFGLHSGYTRVGNLGSRLQFKYGPMGRTLEIAARLRGLSSTLRTPILISGATASAIENEHTIRRLRQLELDEDEVTIDVYELHQRSSSWFPKLREEFEAALEMYERDDFASASQRLAKLVIDFPDDYPSLALLRNSIERLTTQD; this is encoded by the coding sequence ATGCACCGAGTCAAAATTACTGTCTTTAGTGGATCCGATCAAATCTGGTCGGGCATTGCGCGGTCACCCTTAGACATTGGGCGCCAGCAAGAGAACGATGCCGAACCTTTGACGTTGCACGACTCGGGTAAGTCATGTCGATTGTCGATCGCGCCCCTTTCGGCTCGCAGTATTCCTCGGTCCGCGATTCGCGTTAGCAAAAGCCCGCAAGGTGAATTGGTTGTCACGAATATTCATCGCGTGCTTCAGTTCGCAACGGGCGATGGTGCACCGTTGGACCCCGGATCGAGCTTTTCGTCCGACGAAGAAATCATTGTCTCGTTGCCGGATGAGTTGTCCGTGCGAGTTCGCAAGGTTGGCGCGGACTCTGGCTTGTATCCGGCAACAACGAGTGTGAAGCACGATCTGACCAAGATACCACTTGAAAGTTACTTTTCAGATTCAATTGCCGACGCGTTGCGTTCGGATCAAACCTTACTGGATGGAAAAGATGCGAATGTGACGGTGGTGGCGTGCCAAATTCGAGGCCTCCACGAGGTTGCCGAGCGAGTGGGGGCGAAGCGAACGATAGCATGGATCCAGGATGTCCATGGTGCACTAGGTGAAGTGGTTTTGAATTCCGATGGTGTCCTGGTGGATCATTCGGACGAGTGTTTGACTGCGATGTGGGGGGCGCCGGTCGAGTCAACTGATCACGCAACCCGAGCCTGTCAGTCGGCAATCGAAATGCTTGCGGCGACAGAAGCGGTTCGAGAACGCTGGCAGGATGTGACTCCCAAATCCTTCGCGACTGAGTTTGGCCTGCATTCGGGATATACCCGAGTTGGCAATCTTGGCTCGCGACTTCAATTCAAGTACGGGCCGATGGGTCGAACGCTTGAGATCGCAGCGAGGTTGCGAGGCCTTTCGTCAACGCTACGTACGCCGATCTTGATCTCGGGTGCGACGGCAAGTGCAATCGAGAATGAGCATACGATACGTCGGCTGAGGCAACTTGAACTCGATGAGGACGAAGTGACGATTGATGTCTACGAACTACATCAAAGGTCCAGTTCTTGGTTCCCGAAACTGCGAGAAGAGTTCGAGGCAGCACTTGAGATGTATGAACGCGACGATTTCGCCAGCGCATCGCAACGGCTTGCGAAGTTGGTCATTGACTTTCCGGACGATTACCCGAGTTTGGCGTTGCTGCGCAATTCGATCGAGCGGTTGACGACTCAGGATTAG
- a CDS encoding tetratricopeptide repeat protein, producing the protein MVRKYVLAMLTLMTICGGCRMSTGMHVWDPPQLESAVGKRIGIASVGGDPELAGPIRQKMIAMAPKDSGRGLNAFDPAQLDTQQTIRQVSAIDGQPNDIATASVARSAGLDYLMQGQVLTKHHDKGAKDPVEEVKKMLGQTPNDSKADNPTLSVSWQLTSINDNRHAGGKPVVIDLETAKQRYPDLAMLSDPDEILSTASVREAYRLVTPSVNHERVQLAIPYGLPGSREVRRGNILALAGQWGEAAKVWQAVADEHPLQSAALHNLALAAAASQDFSRAKTLARSAIRRNPAPLHQKTLVWIEQRQRDYHEAFNLPDPPEGWFVSR; encoded by the coding sequence ATGGTTCGAAAATATGTTCTGGCGATGCTTACCTTGATGACGATATGCGGCGGATGTCGCATGAGCACCGGTATGCACGTATGGGATCCGCCGCAACTCGAAAGTGCGGTCGGCAAGCGAATCGGGATTGCCTCGGTCGGCGGAGATCCTGAACTAGCGGGCCCCATTCGCCAAAAGATGATCGCGATGGCTCCCAAGGATTCCGGACGCGGACTCAACGCCTTCGACCCCGCTCAGCTTGATACTCAGCAAACCATTCGACAAGTGTCTGCCATCGATGGCCAGCCCAACGACATCGCGACCGCCTCAGTTGCTCGCAGTGCGGGCTTGGATTACCTGATGCAAGGTCAAGTGCTAACCAAGCACCACGATAAGGGCGCGAAGGATCCGGTCGAAGAGGTGAAGAAGATGCTTGGCCAAACCCCTAACGACTCCAAAGCCGATAACCCAACCCTTAGCGTCTCGTGGCAGCTAACGTCCATCAACGACAACCGTCATGCCGGTGGCAAACCCGTGGTGATTGACCTGGAAACGGCGAAACAGCGTTATCCGGACCTTGCCATGTTGTCTGATCCTGACGAGATCCTATCGACCGCCTCGGTTCGCGAAGCCTATCGCTTGGTGACTCCATCGGTGAACCACGAACGAGTTCAGCTAGCGATCCCCTACGGATTGCCGGGCAGCCGCGAAGTCCGCCGCGGCAACATCCTCGCACTGGCGGGCCAATGGGGCGAAGCAGCGAAGGTATGGCAGGCCGTCGCAGACGAACATCCGCTTCAATCAGCGGCGCTACACAACTTGGCGTTAGCCGCTGCAGCTTCGCAAGATTTTTCTCGAGCAAAGACTCTCGCACGCAGCGCCATTCGCCGAAACCCCGCTCCGCTGCATCAGAAAACTCTGGTATGGATCGAACAACGTCAACGCGACTACCACGAAGCATTCAACTTGCCCGATCCGCCCGAAGGCTGGTTCGTTAGCCGGTGA
- a CDS encoding metallophosphoesterase family protein, whose amino-acid sequence MSLHLPGSRRSFLQTAVGVGAIAIAGRSSVALDSQSDESYVFFSDTHICGDKTKIVSDANMFANLSRAIDEVLALPQLPRALFVNGDCAYLKGLAEDYATFASEIRRVSQAGIDLHMTMGNHDDRGPFANALSEHARQSPVQGKHVSIIEGQHVNWFLIDSLQIVDNVTGEIGNAQRKWLAEALDRHSDKPAIVMGHHNPQYLPEGSSERVTGLVDTAELVDVFHAHANVKAYIYGHTHHWKMTETAGKVHLVNLPPTAYVFNKTMPNGWVHAKVDGSSLSMTMHAFDDQHPTHLGEHRLAFR is encoded by the coding sequence ATGTCACTGCACTTGCCTGGTTCTCGTCGCTCATTCTTGCAAACCGCGGTCGGCGTTGGCGCAATCGCAATCGCCGGCCGTTCCAGCGTCGCGTTAGATTCCCAAAGTGACGAATCCTATGTCTTTTTTTCGGACACTCACATTTGCGGCGACAAGACAAAGATTGTGTCAGACGCCAACATGTTCGCCAACTTGTCACGCGCGATCGATGAAGTGCTGGCGCTTCCCCAGTTGCCCCGGGCGTTGTTCGTGAACGGCGACTGCGCCTATTTGAAAGGTTTGGCTGAAGATTACGCGACCTTTGCCAGCGAAATTCGTCGGGTAAGCCAGGCGGGAATCGACTTGCACATGACGATGGGAAATCATGACGACCGAGGACCGTTTGCCAACGCGCTGTCGGAACACGCGAGACAATCACCGGTCCAAGGCAAGCACGTCTCGATCATCGAAGGCCAACATGTGAATTGGTTCCTGATTGATTCGCTGCAGATCGTTGACAACGTCACCGGGGAAATTGGCAATGCCCAACGTAAATGGCTCGCCGAAGCGCTGGACCGACATTCGGATAAGCCAGCGATTGTGATGGGGCATCATAATCCGCAGTACCTGCCCGAAGGATCGAGTGAGCGAGTCACGGGGCTGGTGGATACTGCGGAGTTGGTTGATGTGTTCCACGCACACGCCAACGTCAAGGCGTACATCTACGGTCATACTCACCATTGGAAAATGACCGAGACCGCGGGCAAAGTCCATTTGGTGAATTTACCGCCCACCGCATACGTGTTCAACAAAACGATGCCCAATGGTTGGGTCCACGCAAAGGTCGACGGTTCTTCGTTGTCGATGACCATGCATGCGTTCGACGATCAGCACCCGACTCATCTGGGTGAACATCGTCTTGCATTTCGCTAG
- a CDS encoding lysophospholipid acyltransferase family protein, with translation MNRYRMRFAPQVWKPALSPSLVRWLRSLRVKQQQREVNIATIHVSGQHHVREALDRGDGVMIMPNHASHADPYMIYAAADKIDTPLYIMATWHVFHDKSKLTQWLLRKHGCFSVDREANDIGAFRIATDLLRQQPEPLVIFPEGEIYHCNDRVTPFREGAAAIAVAAARKATRPIVCVPCAIRYEYLDDPTESLVETMGQLEEAIFWRRQTHRPLDERIYRFAEALLAVKELEYYNETKSGRLPERIRALGDYILDQVEARHGLTDAGKSIPERVKAARKTIIEKLDADELDEPAETTLRDDLEDLFLVVQSFSYPGDYVVDKPSLERLAETIDKFEEDVLKHSTATIKAARRATIQFGAAISVSNDRKDKTQTTTLTTKVETAVQAMLERYRRC, from the coding sequence ATGAACCGCTACCGAATGCGTTTTGCGCCTCAGGTTTGGAAGCCAGCCCTTTCGCCAAGCTTGGTTCGTTGGCTACGTTCGCTGCGAGTTAAGCAACAGCAGCGCGAAGTGAATATCGCAACGATCCATGTCAGCGGCCAGCATCACGTTCGCGAGGCGCTTGATCGAGGCGATGGTGTGATGATCATGCCCAATCACGCTTCGCATGCGGACCCGTACATGATCTACGCGGCGGCGGATAAGATTGATACTCCGTTGTACATCATGGCAACATGGCATGTCTTTCACGATAAGTCCAAGCTAACGCAGTGGCTGCTAAGAAAGCATGGTTGTTTTAGCGTCGATCGCGAGGCCAATGACATTGGCGCGTTTCGAATTGCCACCGACTTGCTGCGTCAACAGCCCGAACCGTTGGTGATCTTCCCAGAAGGCGAAATCTATCACTGCAACGATCGAGTGACGCCGTTTCGCGAAGGCGCCGCTGCGATCGCGGTTGCGGCCGCTCGAAAAGCCACTCGTCCGATTGTGTGTGTGCCTTGCGCCATTCGGTACGAGTACCTTGACGATCCCACCGAGTCGCTTGTGGAAACGATGGGGCAACTTGAAGAAGCAATCTTTTGGCGAAGACAGACTCATCGCCCTCTCGACGAGCGTATCTATCGCTTCGCCGAAGCGTTGCTCGCTGTTAAGGAATTGGAATATTACAACGAGACCAAGTCGGGGCGACTTCCCGAGCGGATTCGGGCTCTGGGTGACTACATCTTGGATCAGGTTGAAGCACGACACGGATTGACGGATGCGGGTAAGTCCATTCCTGAACGCGTCAAAGCCGCTCGAAAGACGATCATTGAAAAGTTGGACGCGGACGAACTGGATGAGCCAGCGGAAACGACTTTGCGAGATGATCTCGAAGATCTCTTTCTTGTCGTTCAGTCGTTTAGCTACCCGGGTGATTACGTCGTCGATAAGCCGTCGCTAGAACGCTTGGCAGAAACGATCGATAAGTTTGAAGAGGACGTCTTAAAGCATTCGACGGCTACGATTAAGGCGGCGCGTCGAGCAACAATTCAATTCGGTGCCGCGATTTCTGTTAGCAATGACCGGAAGGACAAGACGCAAACCACGACGTTGACGACGAAGGTAGAAACCGCGGTACAGGCGATGTTAGAGCGGTACAGGCGATGTTAG
- a CDS encoding FAD-dependent oxidoreductase, protein MSLSRLALACVCALTCIASLSQAAEVFVEAESFDNHGGWSLDTQFIQQMGSPYLLAHGIGKPVEDAVTVVELPEASKYRVWVRSIDWVARWDAEGSPGKFQLSLGGNDLETTFGTKGEDWTWHDGGVVELAKGENEIRLKDLTGFDGRCDCIYLTTELESTPPNDSSVLSPWRREQLQLPADRQTKSGYDLVVIGGGYSGMGAALSAARMGCKVALIQDRGVLGGNGSSEVRVWAMGNIRRGKYPRIGEIVEEFADKATKSPGTFEEFGDAEKKALVRAEPNIDLMLNHFAYGVSMHDAPADAPKRIESVALLNTRTGEDLSVAGKWFVDGTGHGWIGKWAGADHEMEEKGRMGMSNMWRWDEATSPTSFPDTPWALDLTMEDFPYPRDHHGQWFWESGFDKDPIGEAEAIRDWNLRAVYGAFNAMKNGDGAADHENAYLSWVAYVGGPRESIRLMGDVVLTQDDVISKREFDDGCVPSTWSIDLHYPKKEYADKFADNPFISVAVHDRRVDRSYGYPVPYRCFYSRNVENLFMAGRCISVTHEALGTVRVMKTCGMMGEVVGKAASICTANQCDPAEVYHRYLPELKELLELPGKARRATSTAPIEIPNDAMDRATSVGPSTGLAPSTLGGLVVDDSDAKRSGNWTLGEGLKPYVHSGYRYASANSNSTIQFEASPKTSQTYQLRLYSVGHDNRSSKTTVTVAREGSDPMTQVVDQRQVRSEPWIDLGKFDLQAGTPVTVTMSTKGADGFVHADAIVWVGID, encoded by the coding sequence ATGTCTCTATCTCGACTTGCTCTGGCGTGCGTCTGTGCACTGACATGCATCGCTTCCCTTTCTCAAGCGGCTGAAGTGTTCGTTGAAGCCGAAAGCTTCGATAACCATGGTGGTTGGAGCCTCGACACTCAGTTCATCCAACAAATGGGATCGCCTTACCTGCTAGCCCATGGAATCGGCAAACCGGTCGAGGATGCTGTGACCGTCGTCGAACTGCCCGAGGCATCGAAGTACCGAGTTTGGGTTCGCTCGATCGACTGGGTGGCACGCTGGGATGCTGAAGGTTCGCCGGGGAAATTCCAACTTTCGCTTGGCGGCAATGACTTGGAAACCACCTTCGGCACGAAAGGGGAAGATTGGACTTGGCACGACGGCGGCGTTGTTGAGTTAGCCAAAGGCGAGAACGAGATTCGATTAAAAGACCTTACCGGTTTCGATGGTCGATGCGATTGCATCTACCTGACCACTGAACTTGAATCGACGCCACCGAATGATTCGAGCGTACTTTCGCCTTGGCGCCGCGAACAGCTTCAATTGCCTGCTGATCGACAAACCAAATCGGGTTACGACTTGGTCGTAATCGGTGGTGGGTACTCGGGAATGGGCGCCGCGCTATCGGCCGCTCGCATGGGCTGCAAGGTCGCCTTGATTCAAGATCGTGGAGTTCTCGGCGGCAATGGGTCGAGCGAAGTTCGCGTGTGGGCGATGGGAAACATTCGTCGAGGAAAGTATCCACGCATTGGCGAAATCGTCGAAGAGTTCGCTGATAAAGCGACCAAGTCACCAGGCACTTTCGAAGAATTCGGCGACGCCGAGAAAAAAGCTTTGGTACGTGCGGAACCCAATATCGATTTGATGCTCAATCACTTCGCCTACGGCGTTTCGATGCATGACGCACCAGCGGATGCGCCGAAGCGGATCGAATCGGTGGCGTTGCTCAACACTCGCACCGGCGAAGATTTGTCGGTCGCCGGGAAGTGGTTTGTTGATGGCACAGGCCACGGATGGATCGGCAAATGGGCGGGTGCCGATCACGAAATGGAAGAGAAGGGAAGGATGGGAATGAGCAACATGTGGCGTTGGGACGAAGCGACCTCGCCGACCTCGTTCCCTGATACACCCTGGGCACTCGACCTGACCATGGAAGACTTCCCTTACCCTCGCGATCACCACGGGCAATGGTTTTGGGAAAGTGGATTCGATAAGGATCCGATTGGCGAAGCCGAAGCTATCCGCGACTGGAATCTACGTGCGGTTTACGGAGCGTTCAATGCAATGAAGAACGGCGATGGTGCCGCGGACCACGAAAACGCTTACCTATCGTGGGTGGCCTACGTCGGCGGACCTCGCGAGAGCATTCGATTGATGGGCGACGTTGTGCTCACTCAGGATGACGTGATCAGCAAACGCGAATTCGATGACGGTTGCGTTCCCAGCACGTGGTCGATTGACTTGCACTACCCCAAGAAAGAGTATGCGGACAAGTTTGCCGACAACCCGTTCATCAGTGTTGCGGTGCATGATCGCCGAGTCGATCGTTCGTACGGGTACCCGGTCCCCTACCGTTGTTTCTACAGCCGCAATGTCGAGAATTTGTTCATGGCTGGTCGCTGCATCAGTGTTACTCATGAGGCACTGGGTACGGTTCGCGTGATGAAGACTTGCGGAATGATGGGCGAAGTGGTCGGCAAAGCCGCATCGATCTGCACCGCCAATCAATGCGATCCGGCGGAGGTCTACCATCGTTACCTGCCCGAACTTAAGGAACTGTTGGAATTGCCGGGTAAGGCTAGGCGGGCCACTTCTACCGCTCCGATCGAGATTCCCAACGATGCAATGGACCGCGCAACGTCAGTCGGACCATCGACGGGGCTCGCACCTTCGACATTGGGTGGCCTCGTTGTTGATGACAGCGATGCGAAGCGTTCAGGAAATTGGACGTTGGGCGAAGGTCTTAAGCCCTATGTCCACAGCGGATACCGTTACGCGTCAGCCAATTCCAACAGTACGATCCAATTCGAAGCCTCACCTAAGACTTCGCAAACTTACCAGTTGCGATTGTATAGCGTCGGTCACGACAATCGATCCTCAAAGACCACCGTCACGGTGGCTCGCGAAGGTTCCGACCCGATGACTCAGGTCGTGGACCAGCGGCAAGTTCGCAGCGAGCCTTGGATCGACCTTGGGAAATTTGACTTGCAAGCTGGGACTCCCGTGACCGTCACCATGTCAACCAAAGGTGCCGATGGCTTCGTTCACGCGGATGCGATTGTGTGGGTCGGCATTGATTGA
- a CDS encoding DUF4864 domain-containing protein: protein MRRFLLNYRPDHRILITVCAAFFSGIVVGLAWFLWSSGFGQPLLGTSSANSRVPIAAGVDLDEGFDPSIADPTLTPGEVVSKQLRSLKDSGTNPKSLKVCYSLASPGNRSITGPIGRFADLFRDGPYFPLVGHQDAMIGRASIDGDEALVLATIVAKDGQTHAFTFRLSRQVASDLNGAAIADNGQTDAAKPAGGCWMTDGVLPVLPIPEPNKHDATQAPDEGK from the coding sequence ATGCGCAGGTTTCTATTGAACTACCGGCCTGATCATCGAATTCTGATAACGGTTTGCGCCGCATTCTTTTCAGGCATCGTGGTAGGTTTGGCGTGGTTTCTTTGGTCGTCCGGGTTTGGGCAACCGCTGCTGGGGACGTCCTCTGCTAATTCGCGAGTACCAATCGCCGCCGGCGTAGACCTGGACGAAGGATTTGACCCGTCGATCGCCGATCCAACGCTGACCCCTGGCGAAGTCGTTTCAAAACAATTGCGGTCTTTGAAGGATTCCGGGACGAATCCGAAAAGTCTGAAGGTTTGCTACAGCCTCGCTTCCCCAGGGAATCGTTCGATTACCGGTCCGATTGGTCGATTTGCGGACTTGTTTCGTGACGGCCCCTATTTTCCGCTGGTGGGACATCAAGATGCGATGATCGGGCGAGCCTCGATCGATGGTGACGAGGCGCTCGTTTTGGCGACCATTGTCGCAAAAGATGGTCAAACACACGCTTTTACCTTTCGATTGAGCCGCCAAGTTGCGTCAGATTTGAATGGCGCAGCAATTGCAGATAATGGCCAAACCGATGCCGCCAAGCCGGCTGGCGGATGTTGGATGACGGACGGCGTCTTACCCGTGCTGCCTATTCCCGAGCCGAATAAACATGACGCCACTCAGGCTCCCGATGAAGGAAAATAG
- a CDS encoding FMN-binding protein has translation MASFTRMRLCGSALIEKPAKRGRMTVVHTIRCCLVVALLALLPSPHRDMDALETATIPDIADIQRLLPNAASIVEPADRLGCWSVEDANGNHLGLVARTLPAAQDQRGYRGPTEALLVMDNDHVITNLCILQSHDTGDHVDAIEKDEKFLHQFVGWELGQQSTDPKSIDGVSGATLTSLAMAAGIMQRVSPSPSLAPASLVFPEPLTAEEIQSLFGAPSTATLENVVRTGPFSDSIIGYQGPTELVLQLDDSQTIVDLRIRKSFDNEPYVGYLRDDKYYWKKYIGKPLAEFRNGDELLDSVEGVSGATMTSEAVLLTTIDFADAYSKHQTETKQTQSPLSSAWAGIRWSTHELASLLTLLILFCLSRSKAMKRKRFRQGWLLAVIVVIGFWSGNLVSIAWLAGAASAGVSWKLAIGLTAIAAVAFIVPTFSKANPYCNHLCPHGAIQQLVRPGIQSKRRLTIPTTLRTLLSVVPAITLAASYVALLFAPQFDVSQLEPFDAYAWKVAGLVAIALAITTIAFSMFVPMGYCRMGCPTGRLIDHLRLSAASGRWTRFDSGVIVMLVIAVVTRYTSSP, from the coding sequence ATGGCTTCGTTCACGCGGATGCGATTGTGTGGGTCGGCATTGATTGAGAAGCCCGCCAAACGGGGGCGAATGACCGTTGTTCACACCATCCGATGTTGCCTCGTTGTCGCGTTGCTGGCGCTGTTGCCATCGCCACACCGCGACATGGACGCATTAGAAACGGCGACTATTCCCGACATCGCCGACATCCAACGATTGCTTCCCAACGCAGCGTCGATAGTGGAACCGGCCGATCGACTGGGATGTTGGTCAGTCGAAGACGCTAATGGAAATCACCTGGGCTTAGTCGCCCGGACGCTACCGGCGGCCCAGGACCAACGCGGATACCGAGGTCCTACCGAAGCGTTATTAGTGATGGACAACGACCATGTCATCACTAACCTTTGCATTCTGCAAAGCCACGACACCGGCGACCATGTCGACGCCATCGAAAAGGACGAGAAGTTCCTTCATCAATTCGTTGGTTGGGAATTGGGGCAGCAGTCAACTGACCCCAAATCGATCGACGGAGTTTCCGGAGCCACGCTGACCAGCCTCGCCATGGCAGCGGGCATCATGCAAAGAGTCTCACCGTCGCCATCACTAGCCCCGGCGTCGCTTGTATTTCCTGAACCATTGACGGCGGAAGAGATACAATCGTTATTTGGGGCACCATCAACTGCAACCTTGGAAAACGTGGTTCGCACCGGCCCGTTCTCGGATTCGATCATCGGCTACCAAGGGCCGACGGAACTGGTCCTTCAGCTCGACGATTCACAAACGATCGTCGACCTGCGAATTCGCAAGTCATTCGACAACGAACCGTATGTCGGCTACCTGCGAGACGACAAGTACTATTGGAAAAAGTACATCGGAAAACCGCTCGCAGAATTCAGAAATGGTGACGAACTACTCGATTCAGTCGAAGGTGTATCCGGAGCCACCATGACAAGTGAAGCCGTCTTGTTGACGACGATTGATTTCGCGGATGCCTATTCAAAACACCAAACCGAAACGAAGCAAACACAATCGCCACTAAGTTCGGCATGGGCCGGTATCCGCTGGTCGACGCATGAGTTGGCTTCGCTACTAACACTGCTGATACTCTTTTGCCTTAGTCGCTCGAAGGCGATGAAACGAAAGCGTTTTAGACAAGGGTGGCTGTTAGCCGTGATTGTGGTCATCGGCTTTTGGTCCGGCAACCTGGTCTCTATTGCTTGGCTTGCTGGTGCCGCTTCCGCAGGCGTGAGTTGGAAGTTGGCGATAGGGCTGACCGCGATCGCGGCGGTGGCATTTATCGTCCCGACCTTTTCAAAGGCAAACCCTTACTGCAATCATCTGTGCCCTCACGGTGCAATTCAACAATTAGTTAGACCAGGGATACAATCCAAACGCCGGCTAACTATCCCAACCACGTTGCGAACGCTTTTGAGTGTCGTTCCTGCAATTACGTTGGCGGCTAGCTACGTGGCACTGTTGTTCGCGCCTCAGTTTGACGTATCACAACTTGAACCCTTTGACGCCTACGCATGGAAGGTCGCTGGATTGGTTGCCATCGCGTTGGCGATCACCACGATCGCATTTTCGATGTTTGTCCCGATGGGATACTGCCGCATGGGGTGCCCAACAGGACGCTTGATCGATCACCTTCGACTCTCGGCGGCATCCGGTCGTTGGACGCGTTTCGACAGCGGCGTCATCGTTATGCTAGTGATTGCGGTCGTCACTCGATACACGTCGTCACCGTGA
- a CDS encoding sulfatase family protein has protein sequence MAIVSLLCLNQQLVAQTNDRPNIIVIMADDLGYGDVSCYGATAISTPNIDKLASEGVQFTNGYCSASTCTPTRYSFLTGTYAFRGKNTGIAPPNGPAIIQPGTTTVASLLDDAGYATAVIGKWHLGLGGEQGPDWNGELNPGPLEIGFDTCFLLPTTNDRVPQVYVKDHRVLNLDPEDPLWVGDKIPSPDHPTGITHRDSLKMDWTHGHNSTIHNGISRIGFYTGGHSARFRDEDLADKWVEQSNQFISNHKDEPFFLFFAAHDIHVPRMPHERFQGKTSLGLRGDCIMELDWCVGELMKTLDEQGIAEKTLVVFCSDNGPVLDDGYADGAIEKVGDHRAGGPFTGGKYSVYEGGTRTPLITRWLGTIKPSVSDEVVCTIDMASSFAALTGQELPDDQCRDSFNVLDCLLGKADAEGRDHLVQQDNGNTGTYALRSGRWKLHRYDRKRARNVVVEQLLENTPVDRLQLFDLENDPSETTNVIDQYPDIAKRLETKLATIIESDRSR, from the coding sequence ATGGCGATTGTTTCGTTACTGTGCCTTAACCAACAACTGGTGGCACAGACTAACGATCGACCCAACATCATCGTGATCATGGCGGATGACTTGGGGTACGGTGATGTGTCTTGCTATGGCGCCACCGCGATCTCGACTCCCAACATCGATAAGTTGGCGAGCGAGGGAGTCCAGTTCACCAACGGGTACTGTTCCGCATCGACCTGCACTCCGACTCGATATTCGTTCTTGACGGGGACTTACGCTTTTCGCGGCAAGAACACGGGCATCGCACCGCCCAACGGTCCAGCAATCATTCAGCCTGGCACCACTACCGTTGCCTCGCTGCTTGATGATGCCGGTTACGCCACCGCAGTGATCGGTAAGTGGCACCTCGGACTTGGCGGCGAGCAGGGCCCCGATTGGAACGGCGAACTAAATCCGGGACCACTTGAAATTGGCTTCGACACTTGCTTTCTGCTTCCCACCACAAATGACCGGGTGCCTCAGGTCTACGTCAAGGATCATCGGGTCTTGAACCTTGATCCCGAAGATCCATTGTGGGTCGGCGACAAAATTCCAAGTCCCGATCACCCGACGGGAATCACGCATCGCGATTCGTTAAAGATGGATTGGACGCACGGGCACAACTCGACTATCCACAATGGAATCAGTCGTATCGGTTTCTACACGGGCGGACACTCAGCACGGTTTCGCGATGAGGATTTAGCGGACAAGTGGGTGGAGCAATCGAATCAGTTCATCAGCAACCATAAGGACGAACCATTCTTCCTTTTCTTCGCGGCTCATGACATACACGTTCCTCGAATGCCTCACGAACGTTTCCAAGGCAAAACCAGCCTCGGACTTCGAGGCGACTGCATCATGGAACTTGATTGGTGCGTCGGTGAATTAATGAAGACACTCGACGAGCAAGGCATCGCCGAAAAGACGCTCGTAGTATTTTGCAGCGACAACGGCCCGGTTCTCGATGACGGCTACGCGGACGGGGCGATCGAAAAAGTTGGCGATCACCGCGCCGGCGGACCGTTCACCGGCGGAAAGTACAGCGTTTATGAAGGCGGTACTCGGACTCCGCTGATCACACGCTGGTTAGGCACAATCAAGCCAAGCGTGAGCGACGAAGTCGTTTGCACCATTGACATGGCATCATCGTTCGCCGCGCTAACCGGCCAGGAACTTCCCGATGATCAGTGCCGTGACAGCTTCAACGTGCTCGATTGCTTACTTGGCAAAGCCGACGCTGAGGGCCGCGATCACTTAGTTCAGCAAGACAACGGCAACACGGGTACTTACGCGCTACGCAGTGGTCGCTGGAAATTGCATCGCTACGACCGCAAACGAGCCCGTAACGTGGTAGTCGAGCAGTTGCTAGAAAACACTCCGGTGGATCGACTACAATTGTTCGACCTCGAAAACGATCCCTCCGAAACGACGAATGTGATTGACCAGTATCCCGATATTGCCAAGCGTTTGGAAACTAAGCTTGCGACAATCATCGAATCCGACCGAAGCCGCTAG